Proteins encoded together in one Armatimonadota bacterium window:
- a CDS encoding amidohydrolase family protein gives MAHCPKTFLKLAAGIAPVVRMRRAGVTVALGSDGAASNNTLDLLEQMRLAVLLQKHQGEDATALPVAEALALVYATRASDVHTVVVDGRVVVEDGRIRTLDREDVLRQVETRAQRLARREGRRPHQTYQA, from the coding sequence GTGGCCCACTGTCCCAAGACCTTCCTCAAGCTGGCCGCGGGGATCGCGCCGGTCGTCAGGATGCGCCGCGCCGGAGTGACGGTGGCGCTCGGCAGCGACGGTGCCGCCAGCAACAACACGCTCGACCTCCTGGAACAGATGCGCCTGGCCGTGCTCCTCCAGAAGCACCAAGGGGAGGACGCCACCGCACTGCCGGTGGCGGAGGCCCTGGCGCTGGTCTACGCCACCCGAGCCTCGGACGTCCACACGGTCGTCGTGGACGGGCGCGTCGTGGTGGAGGACGGACGCATCCGCACGCTGGACCGGGAGGACGTCCTGCGCCAGGTCGAGACCCGCGCGCAGCGGCTGGCCCGGCGGGAGGGGCGCCGCCCGCACCAGACCTACCAGGCCTGA
- a CDS encoding nucleoside hydrolase yields the protein MERLIIDTDTASDDAVALLMALRWPQVHVEAITVVAGNVPLEMGSRNARYTVELCDRETPVYEGAARPLLREPSWAFFFHGTDGLGDVGYPPPTRPPAPGHAVDALIRLIRAAPGAYTLVTLGPLTNIALALRQAPDLAAAVRQCVVMGGAACTVGNITPAAEYNIWVDPEAARIVFHSGMPILMVGWEHCRGAAALDDADMARLRAIATPYAAFALDCNRTALRASREWLGEPGLTLPDPVTMAIVLDPAVCTARSRHYVDVETQSELTRGMTVVDRLGVTRRPPNVEVCWAIDPQRWKAVLEAALR from the coding sequence ATGGAGCGATTGATCATCGACACGGACACCGCCTCGGACGACGCGGTGGCGCTGCTGATGGCCCTGCGCTGGCCGCAGGTCCACGTGGAGGCCATCACCGTGGTGGCCGGCAACGTGCCGCTGGAGATGGGCAGCCGCAACGCCCGGTACACCGTGGAGCTGTGCGACCGCGAGACGCCGGTCTACGAGGGCGCCGCCCGCCCCCTGCTGCGGGAGCCGTCGTGGGCCTTCTTCTTCCACGGCACCGACGGCCTGGGGGACGTGGGCTACCCGCCCCCGACGCGCCCTCCCGCGCCGGGGCACGCGGTCGACGCCCTCATCCGCCTGATCCGCGCCGCCCCCGGCGCCTACACCCTGGTGACGCTGGGCCCGCTGACCAACATCGCTCTGGCGCTGCGCCAAGCTCCCGACCTGGCCGCTGCGGTCCGCCAGTGCGTCGTCATGGGCGGAGCGGCCTGCACCGTGGGGAACATCACGCCCGCCGCCGAGTACAATATCTGGGTCGACCCCGAGGCGGCCCGGATTGTCTTCCACTCGGGGATGCCCATCCTGATGGTGGGATGGGAACACTGCCGGGGCGCCGCCGCCCTGGACGACGCGGACATGGCGCGCCTCCGCGCCATCGCCACCCCTTATGCCGCCTTCGCGCTCGACTGCAACCGAACCGCCCTGCGGGCCAGTCGGGAGTGGCTGGGCGAGCCCGGGCTGACCCTGCCCGACCCGGTGACGATGGCCATCGTCCTCGACCCGGCCGTCTGCACGGCGCGCAGCCGTCACTACGTGGACGTGGAGACCCAGAGCGAGCTGACCCGGGGGATGACCGTCGTGGACCGCCTTGGAGTCACCCGTCGCCCGCCGAACGTGGAAGTCTGCTGGGCGATCGACCCCCAGCGCTGGAAGGCCGTGCTGGAGGCGGCGCTGCGCTGA
- the rpsF gene encoding 30S ribosomal protein S6, whose amino-acid sequence MRQYELIGIVRPDLEPDAVQAVVERIGRRVAEAGGTVDVVDVWGKRRLAYAIGRYREGIYFLLRFTVPKEAVPELKRLTRIMDEVMRALIVVAQGPLPAPKAAPERGTEPVRAGEPGRAGADRGTEPSRAAKTAEPAGEAVRPPA is encoded by the coding sequence ATGCGGCAGTATGAGCTGATCGGGATCGTGCGTCCCGACCTCGAGCCCGACGCCGTCCAGGCCGTGGTGGAGCGCATCGGCCGACGGGTCGCCGAGGCCGGCGGCACCGTGGACGTCGTCGACGTCTGGGGGAAGCGGCGGCTGGCCTACGCCATCGGCCGGTACCGGGAAGGGATCTACTTCCTGCTCCGGTTCACGGTGCCGAAGGAGGCCGTACCCGAGCTGAAGCGCCTGACGCGCATTATGGACGAGGTGATGCGCGCCCTGATCGTCGTGGCGCAGGGACCGCTGCCGGCGCCGAAGGCTGCGCCCGAGCGGGGCACTGAGCCGGTGCGGGCCGGCGAACCGGGACGGGCCGGCGCCGACCGGGGGACCGAACCTAGCCGGGCGGCCAAGACGGCGGAGCCCGCTGGAGAGGCGGTCCGGCCTCCGGCATGA
- the ssb gene encoding single-stranded DNA-binding protein, protein MLNRIILIGRLTRDPELRYVPSGQPVASFTLAVDRPFTNQAGERETDFIDVVAWRKLADQVAQHLTKGRLVAVEGRLQIRSYETQEGQKRKVAEVVADAVRFLDRKAAPVAAGAVAAAEEGEEFGGADDVPF, encoded by the coding sequence ATGTTGAACCGCATCATCCTGATCGGCCGGCTGACGCGCGACCCCGAGCTGCGCTACGTGCCGAGCGGCCAGCCGGTGGCGTCGTTCACCCTGGCGGTGGACCGCCCGTTCACCAACCAGGCCGGCGAGCGGGAGACCGACTTCATCGACGTGGTGGCCTGGCGCAAGCTGGCCGACCAGGTGGCGCAGCACCTGACCAAAGGCCGGCTGGTCGCGGTCGAAGGGCGGCTGCAGATCCGCAGCTACGAGACCCAGGAGGGGCAGAAGCGCAAGGTGGCCGAGGTGGTGGCCGACGCGGTACGCTTCCTCGACCGGAAGGCGGCGCCGGTAGCAGCCGGGGCCGTCGCCGCTGCCGAGGAGGGGGAGGAGTTTGGGGGGGCCGACGACGTGCCCTTCTAG
- the rpsR gene encoding 30S ribosomal protein S18 — MAEREERARKPWRGRRPRRKVCAFCAERATFIDYKDAGKLRRYVTERGKIVPRRVSGTCARHQRALAVAIKRARELAMLPYTSE; from the coding sequence ATGGCTGAACGTGAGGAGCGGGCGCGGAAGCCCTGGCGCGGCCGGCGCCCGCGGCGAAAGGTGTGCGCCTTCTGTGCGGAGAGGGCGACCTTCATCGACTACAAGGACGCCGGAAAGCTCCGCCGCTATGTGACGGAGCGGGGGAAGATCGTGCCCCGACGGGTCTCGGGTACCTGCGCCCGGCACCAGCGGGCGCTGGCGGTGGCCATCAAGCGGGCCAGGGAGCTGGCGATGTTGCCCTACACCAGCGAATAG
- a CDS encoding YybS family protein → MTVLALGARYVPLLAVVTTFLIPLPLAVLVIRHGIRPAVLAAVVAGLIAGALAGPLTGFGILATVAPLGIVLGLGARAGRSAPALLGMLTLVSVAALLLNLVLTLALADVNPYQVMIESMRRGQEASEAFYRRLGIPPEQLEATSRQVRQVLALMPRLIPVLIVLGGVMSAWINYQVARAVLGRLGYTLPALPPASTWRLPAYVLWLLPAGLLLTATAGPVRPPEGETAPPMAIPAVVGLNILYGVQMAFAVQGILVAWVALRRYILLPFLRVVILLFVVLNPVLGVVVTLAGMADSVFRLRERLDPSLARSTPAAGAEVRS, encoded by the coding sequence GTGACCGTCCTCGCGCTGGGTGCGCGGTACGTCCCGCTGCTCGCGGTCGTCACGACCTTCCTCATCCCGCTGCCGCTGGCCGTGCTGGTCATCCGCCACGGGATCCGCCCCGCCGTGCTGGCCGCCGTCGTGGCGGGCCTCATCGCCGGGGCGCTCGCGGGCCCGCTGACCGGGTTCGGGATCCTCGCCACGGTGGCGCCATTGGGCATCGTGCTCGGGCTGGGCGCGCGTGCCGGCCGCTCGGCGCCGGCGCTCCTCGGGATGCTCACGCTGGTCTCCGTGGCCGCCCTCCTCCTCAACCTGGTGCTGACCCTGGCGCTGGCCGACGTCAACCCCTACCAGGTCATGATCGAGTCGATGCGGCGAGGACAGGAGGCGAGCGAGGCCTTCTACCGCCGCCTGGGCATCCCACCGGAACAGCTCGAGGCCACCAGCCGGCAGGTCAGGCAGGTCCTGGCGCTGATGCCCCGCCTCATCCCCGTGCTGATCGTGCTCGGTGGGGTGATGAGCGCCTGGATCAACTACCAGGTGGCCCGGGCCGTCCTGGGCCGGCTGGGCTACACCTTGCCGGCACTGCCGCCGGCCTCCACCTGGCGCCTCCCGGCCTATGTGCTGTGGCTCCTCCCGGCGGGCCTCCTCTTGACGGCCACCGCCGGCCCGGTGCGGCCCCCGGAGGGCGAGACGGCTCCGCCGATGGCGATCCCAGCCGTGGTGGGGCTCAACATCCTCTACGGGGTGCAGATGGCCTTCGCCGTCCAGGGCATCCTGGTGGCCTGGGTGGCCCTGCGGCGGTACATCCTCCTGCCGTTCCTGCGGGTGGTGATCCTGCTCTTCGTGGTGCTGAACCCCGTGCTGGGGGTCGTCGTCACCCTGGCCGGCATGGCGGACTCGGTCTTCCGCCTGCGGGAGCGGCTCGACCCGAGCCTGGCCCGCAGCACACCGGCTGCGGGCGCGGAGGTCCGGTCGTGA
- the rplI gene encoding 50S ribosomal protein L9, with the protein MKVILLREVPSLGAAGALVEVKEGYARNYLFPRGLAREATEGAIRAQEQAARAAQERRAREAREADALARALEALVLEVPAKAGAEGRLFGAVTAQQIAQALAARGHAVDRRQVVLPHPVKTLGIHHVEVRLPHGRTVTLTVNVVPLGR; encoded by the coding sequence GTGAAGGTGATCCTGCTGCGCGAAGTCCCGTCCCTGGGGGCGGCGGGGGCGCTCGTCGAGGTCAAGGAGGGCTACGCCCGCAACTACCTCTTCCCGCGCGGGCTGGCGCGCGAGGCCACCGAGGGGGCCATCCGGGCACAGGAGCAGGCGGCGCGCGCGGCGCAGGAGCGCCGAGCCCGCGAGGCCCGGGAAGCGGACGCCCTGGCCCGGGCCCTGGAGGCGCTCGTCCTGGAGGTGCCGGCCAAGGCGGGCGCGGAGGGGCGGCTCTTCGGCGCCGTCACCGCGCAGCAGATCGCGCAGGCCCTGGCGGCCCGCGGACACGCGGTGGACCGGCGGCAGGTCGTCCTCCCCCATCCGGTCAAGACCCTGGGGATCCACCACGTGGAGGTGCGCCTCCCGCACGGGCGCACGGTCACCCTGACCGTGAACGTCGTCCCGCTCGGACGGTGA
- the lonC gene encoding Lon family ATP-dependent protease: protein MPRRFARRQTLPQKLRGTEHLKRQVQALYGVLASVYGQEALAARAAETQSDALMRSPRLRDRILALQRLVGHDGQTPPADEADLSAALEAVEDRVADLIARKNLTAELERRVQERLEEQRQALIRELRLELLREAEGVETPLTERKLQDLERLDRISLARSVLEQLRPRTLGQVVGQERAIRALLSKLAVPFPQHVILYGPPGVGKTTVARLVLEAAKRMRTTPFGPDAPFVEVDGSALRWDGRDATDPLLGAVHDPIYLGGRRDLAESGIPEPKLGLVTKAHGGVLFIDEIGELDPILQAKLLKVLEDKRVFFESAYYDPSDPHLPQYVRRLFERGAPADFILIGATTREPDEISPMIRSRCAEIFFDPLSPEHIRRIVRQAARRLGVEIARQIPDLISEYTVEGRKAVNLLADAYGMALHRRGGRGRVRITREDLLEVVRTSRLALSAPVRGQERTEVGRAFALGVVHYVGSIIEIEASAFPAARKGQGTIRFNETAGTMAKDAVFNAASVLRRMANIDIAHYDLHVNVVGGGLIDGPSAGLAMLVAMMSAIQQRPLRQDVAMTGEVSIQGKVRQVGAIPEKLYGARQAGMRKVLIPAENAQDVGQPPRGLEVVPVATAADALPHVFAK, encoded by the coding sequence ATGCCCCGTCGATTTGCCCGTCGCCAGACCCTGCCGCAGAAGCTCCGCGGCACCGAACACCTGAAGCGCCAGGTCCAGGCCCTCTACGGGGTGCTCGCCAGCGTCTACGGCCAGGAGGCCCTGGCCGCCCGCGCCGCCGAGACCCAGAGCGACGCGCTGATGCGCAGCCCCCGCCTGCGCGACCGCATCCTGGCGCTGCAGCGGCTGGTGGGCCACGACGGGCAGACACCCCCGGCGGACGAGGCCGACCTCTCGGCGGCGCTGGAGGCGGTGGAGGATCGGGTAGCCGACCTCATCGCCCGCAAGAACCTCACCGCCGAGCTGGAGCGGCGGGTACAGGAGCGACTGGAGGAGCAGCGGCAGGCGCTCATCCGCGAGTTGCGGCTGGAGCTGCTGCGGGAGGCGGAGGGGGTCGAGACGCCGCTCACCGAGCGGAAGCTCCAGGACCTCGAGCGCCTCGACCGGATCAGCCTGGCCCGCTCGGTCCTCGAGCAGCTGCGGCCGCGCACGCTCGGCCAGGTGGTCGGCCAGGAGCGGGCCATCCGGGCGCTGCTGAGCAAGCTGGCGGTCCCCTTCCCCCAGCACGTCATCCTCTACGGTCCGCCGGGGGTGGGCAAGACGACGGTGGCGCGGCTGGTGCTGGAGGCGGCGAAGCGGATGCGCACCACCCCCTTCGGTCCCGACGCCCCCTTCGTCGAGGTGGACGGCTCCGCGCTGCGCTGGGACGGCCGGGACGCCACCGACCCGCTGCTGGGGGCCGTGCACGACCCCATCTACCTGGGCGGGCGGCGCGACCTGGCCGAGAGCGGCATCCCCGAGCCCAAGCTCGGCCTGGTCACCAAGGCCCACGGGGGCGTGCTCTTCATCGACGAGATCGGCGAGCTCGACCCGATCCTGCAGGCGAAGCTGCTCAAGGTGCTGGAGGACAAACGAGTCTTCTTCGAGTCAGCGTACTACGACCCCTCCGACCCCCACCTGCCGCAGTACGTGCGCCGCCTCTTCGAGCGCGGGGCCCCCGCGGACTTCATCCTCATCGGGGCCACCACCCGCGAGCCGGACGAGATCAGCCCGATGATCCGCTCGCGCTGCGCCGAGATCTTCTTCGACCCGCTCTCGCCGGAGCACATCCGGCGCATCGTGCGCCAGGCGGCGCGGCGGCTGGGCGTGGAGATCGCGCGTCAGATCCCCGACCTGATCAGCGAGTACACGGTGGAGGGGCGCAAGGCGGTGAACCTGCTGGCGGATGCCTACGGCATGGCCCTCCACCGCCGGGGCGGCCGCGGGCGCGTGCGCATCACCCGGGAGGACCTCCTGGAGGTGGTGCGGACGAGCCGGCTGGCCCTCTCCGCCCCGGTGCGCGGGCAGGAGCGCACCGAGGTGGGGCGGGCCTTCGCGCTGGGGGTGGTGCACTACGTCGGCTCGATCATCGAGATCGAGGCCAGCGCCTTCCCCGCCGCACGCAAGGGCCAGGGGACGATCCGCTTCAACGAGACCGCGGGGACGATGGCCAAGGACGCCGTCTTCAACGCCGCCTCGGTGCTGCGCCGCATGGCCAACATCGACATCGCCCACTACGACCTGCACGTGAACGTCGTGGGCGGCGGCCTCATCGACGGCCCCAGTGCCGGGCTGGCCATGCTGGTGGCGATGATGAGCGCCATCCAGCAGCGGCCGCTGCGCCAGGACGTGGCCATGACCGGCGAGGTGAGCATCCAGGGGAAGGTCCGGCAGGTGGGGGCCATCCCGGAGAAACTCTACGGGGCCCGCCAGGCCGGCATGCGCAAGGTCCTCATCCCGGCCGAGAACGCCCAGGACGTCGGGCAGCCCCCGCGCGGGCTCGAGGTGGTGCCGGTGGCCACGGCCGCCGACGCCCTCCCGCACGTCTTCGCGAAGTAG